The DNA window ACGAGGTCCGCGTCGCCGAGCACTTCCTTGACCGTTCCCTGCGCCATTTCGGTCGCGCGCTCCCCCATCGAGGGGTCGCCGCCTGCGCCGAGACCGGACGTGAGGGATTTGCCGACGAGGATTTTCGTGTCGGCTTCGATCATCTTCAAGTGCTGTTTGTCCGTGTTGATGGCAACCGTGTCGGCCCCGTCGACGCCGATGTTGTACAGGCGGTTGATGGTGTTGTTGCCCGCACCACCACAGCCGACGATGACGATTCGCGGGTCGCCGAACTCGTCGTCTGCCGTCGCCGCCTCCATCTCGCGCTGTTCGCTTTCGGCGTTTTCCAGCGCTTCTTGAACGATATCCTGCATCGCTTATACCTTTGCCCACGTGCGCTTGTTCGTGGTCTCGGCGGCTTCGTCATGCTCGTTGAGCATGTCTCGAACCGCGGCCCGAATCGCTTCGCTCCGATTCGGGAACTCGCCGGTTTCGACCATCTGTTCGACTTCTTCGATTTGCTGCTTTGGGATTCGTAGTGTCACGCGCTCCATAGTAGGTTCCCCTTGTTTGGTAAGACGACACGCAGTGTTTTATTTTGTCCGTCTTACGCCATTACAGCGGCCGAGACACCCGGCATCGGCCGTTTTCGGGATGGCGTAAGACAATCGTCTTACGTAGAAGTATCCACATAGCCACAGCATATATAATTAACGGCGGCTGTAAAACAATCGTTTTACGACGAGTCTAAAACGTCCGCCGACGGCGTTCGTCGCCCACAGCCGGGGCAGAACGCCCAGTCGGACCTGAGTTCGTCGCCACAGTCACAGAACACGCGGTGAGTCGCTTTCTCGCCGCAGTTCGGACAGTAAACGTGTCCGGAGTCGAGTTGTTCGCCGCACTGGTGGCAGCTGTTTTCCGTCTGCTTCGCGTCGGCGGTCGTCCGACGCGTCGGTTCGTCCGTTCGCGTTCGGTCGCCCTGCGTTTGCGTCTGGGCATCTTCGCGCGTGTGCACCGCCCCCGCACCGTCGAGGGTGACGTTGACGTTGATGTCCCGTCCGGTTTCGTTCGTTCGGGCGGTCGTCTCGGCGAGCCGTCGGTCGACGAGTTCATCGACGCGCTCGGCCACGACGGCATCGAGACTCCGCTCGTCGTTCGTGTCGGGTGTTTCCAAATAGGCCCGGAGCGCCTCGCGCATCACCTCGCTCTTCGAGGCGTCGAGCGATTCGATGCCTTCCACGAGGTCGTCGTCCGCCCGGAATGTAATTTTACTCATGTTTTTCACCCGAATTCGTCTGTTTCCCGAAACACTGGGTCTATCATACTTGAACCTTTCCGTCTGGAAAGAACGCCAGCCAGAATAATAATTCTTAAGTCCGTGACCGGGATAGGTGAAAGTGCGTGCCCGCCCTTAGCTCAGATTGGTAGAGCAGTCGACTGTAGATCGACTTGTCCCCCGTTCAAATCGGGGAGGGCGGACTTCTCTGAATCCGACTCGAACAGCGTGAGCCGTCGGATCCGAGAACGCCCAACCGACACGATTTGAGCCTGGAAGTCACTGCCCGTAAAGCGTAGCAAGTCGGCGTGGGAGTGTCTTCCGGCGTTCAATCGAGGAGGATGACCACGTTCCGACTTTTCGTGCCCTACGTCAAACGAGTGAGCACTCGCCACGAAACTCGTTTACCCATTCGACGAGCGGGGTCGAAGCCGTACGTTCAGCGGGGTTCAATAACTACGAATAATTGAAAATATTCGATTAGGTGTCGGGTATTATTTATGTCGTTGAAGGAGGAAGAACTCGTAATACAGTTCGGGTACAGATCGTTTATCGTTCGCTTTGCGGCCTGTCGGTGGGATTTACGGCGTTTACTCAGTCTCGATGCGAGCTCGGAGGGAATCGTTCGACATACGCAGCTACCCCGGATGGTAAATCGTCCTCCCTGAAACGGGGCTAGGCCGACGATACCGGAACGGAAACGAAGCGTTTCCATGGGTCGGTCCGATTTGGGACGCCTTTCCGGCAGGTCAACGCTTTTACACCGCTCCCGTGAACGAACTGCCATGTCGACACGGCTACCCGAGTCCGAGTTCGAAACCCGTCTCGCCGCCGTCCGCGAGAAGATACGCGACAGCGGCGCGGATGCCGGCGTCTGGTTCGGCGCGACGAGCATCGAATACCTCACCGGCTTCGACCACATTCAGACCGAGCGCCCGGTCGTTCTCGCCGTCACGGACGAGCGCGTCGAAATCACCGTGCCGCGTCTCGAAGTCGAGCGCGTGCAGCCCAACCCTCGTATCGACGCGGTACACCACTACTTCGATTATCCCGGCGGTAAGCCCATTGCCGTGGCCGCCGAGATGCTCTCGGAACTCAACGCCGAGTCGGTCGTGACGGACGCCGACGGCGCGCCGGGCGTCATGGGCTACGACGGCCCCCCTCTCTCGGAGTTCGTCGGCGTCGAAATGCAGAGCTGGGTGGACCGAATGCGCTGGGCGAAGTCCGACGCCGAAATCGACTGCATCCGCGAGTCCGCCAAGTGGGGCAACCTCGCCCATCAGTACCTCGCGGACTACACCGAACCCGGTGCCCACCCGGCCACCGTCAGCCAGCGGGCATCGACGGACGCCTCCCGCGCCATGCTCGACACGCTCGGGGACCAGTACGTCCCCCGAACGCGCGGGGACGGCCCGGCCTTCGCGGGCTACATCACCGGTCCGCAGACCGCGCTTCCCCACGGCCACACCGCGAACCGCCGAATCGAGGAGGGCGACGTCCTCATCACCGGTGCCGCCGCGAACGTCGATGGCTATCACTCCGAACTGGAGCGGACGATGTTCGTCGGCGACCCGACCGACGAACAGGAACACTACTTCGAGTTGATGCTCGAATCCCAGACCATCGCCATCGACGCCCTCGGCCCGGGCGTCCCGCTGTCATACGTTGACGAACTCGTGTCCGACTACTTCGAGGAGCAAGGCGTCGCCGACCTCGCCCAGCACCACGTCGGCCACAACATCGGCATGGGCGGCCATGAACCGCCGTACATCGACCGCGGCTGGTCGGACCACGTGGACGAGGGCGACGCCGAGATGGAACCCGGCCACGTTTACACCATCGAACCCGGCCTGTACACCGATACGTACGGCTACCGCCACTCGGATACCGTCGCCGTCACCGAAACCGGCACGGAGATGCTGACCTACTTCCCCCGCGACTTGGAATCCAACATCATCCGGTGGTGAAGCGATATCCGGTGGTGAGGCGGAATCCGGAAGTGAGGCGACTCTTTTGAGACGGGTTCGGTTTCGTTCTCGGAACGACGACAGGGAGGTTCGTCCTCGAACGCTCCCGCCCGCTCGTTACGAGTTGTCGTTGTGTCGTTGGTTCCTCTGTGACTGCTCTTCTGTGACTGCTCTTCTGTGACTGCAACGACAGACGTCACTGAAACCGCAACCGCACCGCGTGCTCACGGCGTTGCCGTTCGTTTTCGAGGGTTCTCCGAACCCTCGCACGCCACACCCTCCCCAACCGATTCCTTCGCATTCGCTCAGTCATCCCTCGCGTGATAACCAGCTAGTCCCTCGGCCCGACGGCTCGCGGCGTTGCCGCTCACTTCCGAGGTTTCAGAGAAACCTCGCTGGCCTCGGGACTGCTGGCGCACGCGCCGGGGACGCTTGGTCCGTATCACGAACCTGTCTTCTGCCGCGGCGCGCGCTGACGTGGCGTTCGAAAACTCCATCGCCCCCGAAGCGAATCTTCCGAAAAGTCGATTGTGGGAACTATTTCACACTGAAAGCTACTAAATCACACTGTAACCTACTAAACGTCGGACTGTCGAATTTCGGGTGAACAACCGCTCGCGTTGGTCACCAGCATTGATTTGTCAGATACCATCGTAGAGGGGGTATGCGCGTGGGGGGTGTGGTAGCCGCGGTTCTCGTGTGCGCCACGCTAGTTGGTGGGGGAGTGGTGAGCAAACAGGCCGCGGAGCAGTCCGGTATCGACGTGTTCGCGCCGGACGACAGGCTGGCACCGGGCGAGGAGACGCAACTGAAACTCGTCGTGACGAACGACGGAACGGAACCGGTCAACGCCGCGACGGTCGAAGTCGGGGACCAAAACGCCCCGGTTCGGGTGTTGACGAACCGCGCTCCGGTCGGGACGGTTCCGCCCGGAGCGCAGCGGCCGGTTTCGGTTCGGATTCGCGTCGGCGAGCAGGCGACGCCGGGGGAGTACACGCTGCCGGTTCGGGTCAGCTACGACGCGGCGTCCGGGGGGGAAACCGTCGTCCGGTACGTCACCGTTCGGGTCGAGCGACGGCCGCGGTTTCGCGTCGTGAACACGACGGTCAACGCCAGCGCGGGCGGGACGGGGACGCTCTCGCTTGCAGTTCGGAACGCCGGAACGGTCGGCGCGTTCGATTCCAGCGTCGTGGTCAATTCGACCGATTCGGGCATCCGGTTCGGGAACAACGCCACGACGGCCCAAACCTCGGTCGGCGAGTGGTTGCGCGGCGACACGAAGTACGTCGAATTCCCGTTGCAGGTCGGCCCGGACACCGCGCGCAACGTCACGGCGCAGGTTCGCGTCGCGTACGAGAGCAGGACCGGCCAGCGTCGAGTTTCGGACCCGCTGTTCATCGGCATCCGACCCGAGGGCAAACCGTCGTTCGCACTCCGGAACGTGACGAGCACGGTCCGCGTCGGCGACACGGGTGCGGTTACGGGCCGGGTCGTGAACACCGGTGCGCGGACCGTCGAGGACGCGACGCTCGTCTTTCAGCCGTCGAACGGTACCGCGTTGCGCCCCGAGGAAACCCGGTTCCCGCTCGGTACCCTCCGGAACAACAGCTCGCGGCGGTTCCGATTCGAGGTGGACGCGACGAACGCCACGAACCCCGGTCCTCGGGACTTCACCGCCAGGGTCACCTACCGCGACGGGAGCGGCGAGCGGCGCGTGAGCGACCCGATTTCGATGCCGGTGCGTGTCGAACAGCGACGTGAGCCGTTCGTCGTCACCGCGACGGACGCGAACTTCACCGTGGATTCGAGCGGGACGCTTCGGGTGCGGGTGCGGAACAACGCGGGAGAACGGCTCTCGAACGTGACGGCGAAACTGTTGGTTTCGGACCCCCTGTCGAGCGACGACAGCGAGTCGTACATCGGCGTGCTCGGCCCCAACAACTCGATGTCGGCGTCGTTCCAGTTGACGGTGAGCGGCGACGCGATTCCCGACCGGCATCCCGTCGCCGTCGTCCTCACCTACGAGACGCCGAACGGCGACCGTCGAGAGGCGGGACCGTACGCGGTTCCGGTGACGATTCGACGCCAGTCCGGCGTCGGGTCGTCCGTGCTGTCGGTCGCGGCCGCCGTCGTCGTCCTGCTTCTCGGCGTCGCGTGGTGGCTCTGGCGGCGGTAGTCCGGTCACACGTCCCGCCGTTCGAACAGCTCCGCGCTCACGACGAGCAGGGCGACGGCGGCGACGGCGAGCACCGCGAAATCGTCGGCGGACACGGTTCCGTCGGTCAGTATCTTCCCCACGTCGAAGTAGCGGGTGAACGCGAAATCTCCGATCCATTCGTAATCCGTCCCGAAGGTGACGGTATCGACGAGGAACATTCCGAATATCGCGCCGACGCCGACCGTCCGGGCGCGGCGTGCCGTGTCGAATCGCACCGAGGCGACCATTCCGAGGCTCGCGCACGCGAGGAAGTAGACGATGGAGTAGGCGTGCAGGGCGAGCAGGTATCCGGGGTCGAGGAACTCGCCGATGAACTCGACGCTGACGTACACCGAGAGGAAGGTGAACGCGTTGACGGCGAGCATGCTCGGAATGAGCGCGAGGTACTTTCCCATGACGAGGCGGGTTCGCGTGACCGGGTGGGCGAGCACCAGTTCGAGCGTGCCGTTCTCCATCTCCTTTGCGACGCTCGAAGCACCGGCGTACGCGTAGTAGATTCCGAGACCGAGGAGCCACGCGATTTGATAGAACTGCGAGGCGAGGTAGCCGTCGATGGTCGTGATGCTATCGACGTCGCCGATGAACGCGCGGCGCGCCTCCTCCGGCAAGTTCTGGATGTACGCATCGAGGTTGACGCCGGACTGCTGAATCGACGGGAACAGCGCGATGGTGAGCACGACGAAGGCGATGAGCGACCCCGACAGCAACAGCGTTCCGCGGACGCGCCGCCCCATCTCGAAGTTCGTTATCTCGAACATCGCGCCGGTCTTCTCCCCATTCGGATTTGCATGGCTCCTTCACGTTCCCCCGTAAAACTCCATGAACACGTCTTCGAGCGAGGTCTCCTCGACCTCCAAATCCAGAACCGAGTAGCGGTCGAGCACGTCCACGAGACCGTCGAAGTTCTCGGTGACGACCAGCCGGTAGTAGCCGTCCGGGTCGAGGTCGCTGCTTAGCGCCCCGTCGAACAACAGGTCGTCCGGCGGCGGGTCCTCCGCGAGGTCGAGGCGCACGATTTTGCCGCTTTTGGCCAGCAGTTCGCCGATGTTCTCCAGCGCGACGAGTCGCCCGTCGCGGATGATTCCCACGCGGTCACACACCTTTCGAACCTCGCTGAGGACGTGCGTCGAGAACAGCACCGTGACGCCGCGGTCGCGCTCCGCGAGCAACAGTTCGTACAGGGCGTTCTGTGCGAGCGGGTCGAGTCCCGCCGTCGGTTCGTCCATGATGAGGAGGTCCGGGTCGTGCATGAACGCCTGCACGAGCGCGAGTTTCTGTCGGTTCCCGCGGGAGTAGTTTTTCACGGCTCGGTCGATGGGGACCGGAAACCGGTCGAGCAACTCCTCGCGGCGCTCGTCGCCGGACAGCGTGGCGAAGTAATCGAGCAACTCCGCTCCGGTGACGTTCTCGTAGACAGTCGCGTCGCCGGGGACGTAGCCGATTCGGCCTTCCACGCTTCGCGTTCGCTCGGTGATTGTGTGTCCGAGAACCTGCGCGGTCCCGCTCGTCGGCTTCAGCAGGCCGAGCAGGAGTCGAATCGCGGTCGATTTTCCCGCCCCGTTCGGCCCGAGAAAGCCGAATATCTCGCCCGATTCGACGGCGAACGTCAGGTCCTCGACGCCGCGAACGTCTCCGTAATACTTGGTCAACTCCTCGATGGCGATGGGTTCCGGCGCGGACACCGACGAATGAACGCCCGCGAGCGACTTATACGGTTCGCCGAACGTATCAGAGATCATATTTGTTTTCCGGCAGAGCTGACCGAGCTCCAGAAATTTTATTTCAACATCTGACTTTCTCCTTACTAATGGTTTCTCGCCTCAGGTTTCGAAACGAGTCGGGCGAGGGTTCCTCCGTCCGGGACGTGACGTTCAGGGAGTGGCTTTCCGGGTTGAAAGTCAGTGGCAGTAACTTGCTCGTCACGGGCGAGGTTCCCGAAACCACCAGCGCCGAGTTTAGCCGGACGCTCTTCGGACAGGGGAGACGAACGCGCATCCTCGGACTCCTCAATCCGGCGACGCCCGCCGCCGAGTCGTATCTCCCGGGTTCGCCCGACAGTCCGGGGACGCAGATCATCGACCGACGGCCGAACGACCGCGGGACGACGGCGACCTGTTCGAACGTCCACCGTCCGATGATCGACC is part of the Haladaptatus paucihalophilus DX253 genome and encodes:
- a CDS encoding ribbon-helix-helix domain-containing protein, which encodes MERVTLRIPKQQIEEVEQMVETGEFPNRSEAIRAAVRDMLNEHDEAAETTNKRTWAKV
- a CDS encoding double zinc ribbon domain-containing protein, with protein sequence MSKITFRADDDLVEGIESLDASKSEVMREALRAYLETPDTNDERSLDAVVAERVDELVDRRLAETTARTNETGRDINVNVTLDGAGAVHTREDAQTQTQGDRTRTDEPTRRTTADAKQTENSCHQCGEQLDSGHVYCPNCGEKATHRVFCDCGDELRSDWAFCPGCGRRTPSADVLDSS
- a CDS encoding M24 family metallopeptidase translates to MSTRLPESEFETRLAAVREKIRDSGADAGVWFGATSIEYLTGFDHIQTERPVVLAVTDERVEITVPRLEVERVQPNPRIDAVHHYFDYPGGKPIAVAAEMLSELNAESVVTDADGAPGVMGYDGPPLSEFVGVEMQSWVDRMRWAKSDAEIDCIRESAKWGNLAHQYLADYTEPGAHPATVSQRASTDASRAMLDTLGDQYVPRTRGDGPAFAGYITGPQTALPHGHTANRRIEEGDVLITGAAANVDGYHSELERTMFVGDPTDEQEHYFELMLESQTIAIDALGPGVPLSYVDELVSDYFEEQGVADLAQHHVGHNIGMGGHEPPYIDRGWSDHVDEGDAEMEPGHVYTIEPGLYTDTYGYRHSDTVAVTETGTEMLTYFPRDLESNIIRW
- a CDS encoding COG1361 S-layer family protein, with amino-acid sequence MSKQAAEQSGIDVFAPDDRLAPGEETQLKLVVTNDGTEPVNAATVEVGDQNAPVRVLTNRAPVGTVPPGAQRPVSVRIRVGEQATPGEYTLPVRVSYDAASGGETVVRYVTVRVERRPRFRVVNTTVNASAGGTGTLSLAVRNAGTVGAFDSSVVVNSTDSGIRFGNNATTAQTSVGEWLRGDTKYVEFPLQVGPDTARNVTAQVRVAYESRTGQRRVSDPLFIGIRPEGKPSFALRNVTSTVRVGDTGAVTGRVVNTGARTVEDATLVFQPSNGTALRPEETRFPLGTLRNNSSRRFRFEVDATNATNPGPRDFTARVTYRDGSGERRVSDPISMPVRVEQRREPFVVTATDANFTVDSSGTLRVRVRNNAGERLSNVTAKLLVSDPLSSDDSESYIGVLGPNNSMSASFQLTVSGDAIPDRHPVAVVLTYETPNGDRREAGPYAVPVTIRRQSGVGSSVLSVAAAVVVLLLGVAWWLWRR
- a CDS encoding ABC transporter permease, yielding MFEITNFEMGRRVRGTLLLSGSLIAFVVLTIALFPSIQQSGVNLDAYIQNLPEEARRAFIGDVDSITTIDGYLASQFYQIAWLLGLGIYYAYAGASSVAKEMENGTLELVLAHPVTRTRLVMGKYLALIPSMLAVNAFTFLSVYVSVEFIGEFLDPGYLLALHAYSIVYFLACASLGMVASVRFDTARRARTVGVGAIFGMFLVDTVTFGTDYEWIGDFAFTRYFDVGKILTDGTVSADDFAVLAVAAVALLVVSAELFERRDV
- a CDS encoding ABC transporter ATP-binding protein, translated to MISDTFGEPYKSLAGVHSSVSAPEPIAIEELTKYYGDVRGVEDLTFAVESGEIFGFLGPNGAGKSTAIRLLLGLLKPTSGTAQVLGHTITERTRSVEGRIGYVPGDATVYENVTGAELLDYFATLSGDERREELLDRFPVPIDRAVKNYSRGNRQKLALVQAFMHDPDLLIMDEPTAGLDPLAQNALYELLLAERDRGVTVLFSTHVLSEVRKVCDRVGIIRDGRLVALENIGELLAKSGKIVRLDLAEDPPPDDLLFDGALSSDLDPDGYYRLVVTENFDGLVDVLDRYSVLDLEVEETSLEDVFMEFYGGT